The genomic stretch GTCTCCTTCCCACTGGAGCTCATGCAGCTTGGATTCTGGGCTCCTCTACACTGGAGCTCGTGCAGCTTGGATTCTGGGCTCCTCCCCACTGGAGCTCATGAAGCTTGGATTCTGGTCTCCTTCCCACTAGAGCTCATGCAGCTTGGATTCTGGGCTCTTCCACACTGGAGCTCATGCAGCTTGGATTCTGGGCTCCTCCACACTGGAGCTCATGCAGCTTGGATTCTGGGCTCCTCCACACTGGAGCTCGTGCAGCTTGAACTCCGGGCTGCTTCACACTGGAGCTCATGCAGCTTGGATTCTGGGCTCCCTCACATTGGAGCTCATGCAGCTTGGATTCTGGTCTCCTTCCCACTGGAGCTCATGCAGCTTGGATTCTGGTCTCCTTCCCACTGGAGCTCATGCAGCTTGGATTCTAGTCTCCTTCCCACTGGAGCTCATGCAGCTTGGATTCTGGGCTCCTCCCCACTGGAGCTCATGCAGCTTGGATTCTGGGTTTCTCCACACTGGAGCTAATGCAGCTTGGATTCTGGGCTCCTCTACACTGGAGCTCGTGCAGCTTGGATTCTGGGCTCCTCTACACTGAAGCTCATGCAGCTTGGATTCTGGGCTCCTCTACACTGAAGCTCATGAAGCTTGGATTCTGGGCTCCTCTACACTGAAGCTCATGCAGCTTGGATTCTGGTCTCCTCCACACTGGAGCTCATGAAGCTTGGATTTTGGGCTCCCTCACACTGGAGCTCATGCAGCTTGGATTCTGGTCTCCTCCACACTGGAGCTCATGCAGCTTGGATTCTGGGCTCCTCTACACTGAAGCTCATGCAGTTTGAATTCTGGTCTCCTCCACACTGGAGCTCATGCAGCTTGGACTCTGGGCTCCCTTACACTGGAGCTATTCCAGCTTGGATTCTGGGCTCCTCCCCACTGGAGCTCATGCAGCTTGGATTCTGGGTTCCTCCACACTGGAGCTCATGCAGCTTGGATTCTGGGCTCCCTCACACTGGAGCTCATGCAGCTTGTATTCTGGGCTCCCTCACACTGGAGCTCATGCAGCTTGGATTCTGGTCTCCTTTCCACTGGAGCTCATGCAGCTTGGATTCTGGGCTCCTCCCCACTGAAGCTCATGCAGCTGAAGCTGAATGCTGAAGACCGTATCTTCCAATGGGAACAGCAATAATCCAACATATCTGAGAGTCTGTGCTTAATGGAGAAAGCTCGACTATTGTACTTTATGCTGGCTTAGAATTTATGAGAGCTATATAAGTCTATATCCCAGAACACATCATATCTTAATTCCAGTACTGTAGCATTGCGTTATTATCAGTGTTTATTGCATATAAATATATAGACACACATATAGACATATTGTACACAAAcattacaggttctctttcaaGAGGACCCCTAACAGCCCCAGGACCCCGGCCAAGATGGTGTAAGTGGATTTCACACTGGAGGCCCCACTGACATTGCACAGATCGGTGTAACAACAGGATACGCCACTATTGAAGATGACAATGTTCATGCCGGTTTCTGTGCAGGTATCGGTGCAAGACTTGTCGATGGTGGCTCCACTGAGACTTCCTATAGGGGGACAAAGAGAAGAGGGTGAGCAATGTCATATGAGCGCTGTCCTTCCCCCACAACCTATGAGCGCTGACCATCCCCCACAACCTATGAGCGCTGACCATCCCCCACAACCTATGAGCGCTGACCATCCCCCACAACCTATGTACTCTGTCCATCCCCCACAACCTATGAGCGCTGCCCATCCCCCACAACAATCAATACTGGTCCTCCCTCACAAACCTAAAGCCAGGGACACATTCTGGATTACAGTCACCTGCAGAGTGATAAATCTAACATCCTCACTAAGACCTGGCATGCTGGACCTTTAGGAGATTGGGGGGGGGAGTTGATTCTTTTTGGCGGAGACAGTCCCTAATGACCACCTTGACTGAGTCCTCTAGCATGTGTTCCTCTGAGCTGCATCTCACTCTACTTTATACCATCCTCTGTGGTAGGTGTGGGGGTGGGGCTGATGGGAGGAGACAGAGCAGGTGGCCTAATGAGTCACAATGACTGTTAGGCCAGAGAGACAATCAGCTTAacagatagggcttgattcacaaagcggtgcaaagtgtttgcacgcctgtgaaaagccccttatcacacctaaactcagtttaggcgtgataagaagaaactcgcgcgatctcccgcacgCAAAGTGTAccatgcttcgcgcgcagcgtccattgagccctatgggactttgcgcgcgcagcgcggtgcgctacgcgcgcaaaactttgcgcgcgggagcttcgcgcgaagagcagcacaaatcggtgacaa from Hyperolius riggenbachi isolate aHypRig1 chromosome 5, aHypRig1.pri, whole genome shotgun sequence encodes the following:
- the LOC137517940 gene encoding lymphocyte antigen 6E-like, whose protein sequence is MANYSSVLILIALCVGSALSLRCYTCKSQKTNTNCMTATNCSSSSSSCMTSVVGGGLGSLSGATIDKSCTDTCTETGMNIVIFNSGVSCCYTDLCNVSGASSVKSTYTILAGVLGLLGVLLKENL